The window ACGGGCTGGCCGAAAGAGCGGGACGAGACAATGGTCTTCTTGGGCACCGGGCCTTGGGCGAAGTCGAAACAGGGTAAGCCGCGCAACTCCAAAAGCGTGTGGAGACCGGTGACGGTCATCTTCTTTTTGACCCACTCCCGCTTGAGATCGCGGAAGGCCAGAGCGTTGGTGATCCCTTCTTTGCGTAGGCGTTTGGCGTGGCGGCGTCCGATACCCCAGATATCATTGATCTCGGTCCACTTGAGCACCAGATCGGGAGCCGGGCTGTCGGTCAGATCAAAAACGCCCCGGCAGCGAGGTTGCTTCTTGGCGAAGCGGTTGGCCAGCTTGGCGAGCGTCTTGGTGGGGCCGATGCCGATGGATACGGGGATGCCGGTCCACGCCTCTACCGTGGCACGCAACCGCCGGGCGAATTGCGTGGCCCCGCCCTGTATGCCGGACAGATCGGCGAAGGCCTCGTCGATGGAATAGATTTCCACCGCGGGCGCGAATCGGCCGATCACCCGCATGACCCGCGCCGAAAGATCGCCGTAGAGGGCGTAGTTGGACGAAAAGACCTCCACACCCAGCCGCTCCAACTGACCTTTGCACTTGAAATAGGGGGTGCCCATACCGACGCCCAACGCCTTGGCCTCGGCTGACCGGGCAATGATGCAGCCGTCGTTGTTGGACAACACCACAATAGGCGTGTCTCGCAACTCCGGCCGAAAGGCCCGCTCGCACGAAGCATAGAAGTTGTTGCAGTCGATCAGAGCGTAAGATTTCATGAAAACGACCTCGGACAAAGACAAGGAATAGCCCCGCGCCAAAGGCGCATCCTTACCTGCCTTTCCCCTTACACCTTGTGCACCACATGCCGAACCACACCCCAGACCTCGAATTCGGTCTCGGGAGTGAGATGAATGACACTGTACTCGGGATTCTCCGGTGACAACGCCAACCCGTCCTCGGTTCGTGTGAGCCTTTTTACGGTGAACTCGCCATCCACAAGCGCGATGACGACGTTGCCGGGCCGCGGAGATTGGGACCGATCCACTACCAGAATGTCGTCGTGATGAATCCCGGCCCCGATCATGGAATCGCCGGACACGCGCACGAAATAGGTCGCCTCGGGCCGGGGCGCGACATAGTCATTCAGGTCCAGCGGCTTCTCCAGGTACTCCTCGGCGGGCGAGGGAAAACCGGCAGCCACCGATCCCCAGGCAAGAGGAAT of the Pseudodesulfovibrio sp. zrk46 genome contains:
- the umuD gene encoding translesion error-prone DNA polymerase V autoproteolytic subunit, encoding MKIDSTFDVTDESPMGEARWVGAISRPAAPRRHIPLAWGSVAAGFPSPAEEYLEKPLDLNDYVAPRPEATYFVRVSGDSMIGAGIHHDDILVVDRSQSPRPGNVVIALVDGEFTVKRLTRTEDGLALSPENPEYSVIHLTPETEFEVWGVVRHVVHKV
- a CDS encoding Y-family DNA polymerase — translated: MKSYALIDCNNFYASCERAFRPELRDTPIVVLSNNDGCIIARSAEAKALGVGMGTPYFKCKGQLERLGVEVFSSNYALYGDLSARVMRVIGRFAPAVEIYSIDEAFADLSGIQGGATQFARRLRATVEAWTGIPVSIGIGPTKTLAKLANRFAKKQPRCRGVFDLTDSPAPDLVLKWTEINDIWGIGRRHAKRLRKEGITNALAFRDLKREWVKKKMTVTGLHTLLELRGLPCFDFAQGPVPKKTIVSSRSFGQPVTQRDHMLEATAQYATRAAEKLRKQNSVASHVLVYLETNRFRTMERQYNNTASMPLAVSTAHSPTIIKAALSGMKRIYREGYSYKKCGVMLSGLEPVNGRWLSLLDLPPDAHDRNAPIMEAVDLCNRRWGRDTVKFAASGLGNGPWKMRREMRSPRYTTVWEELMEVKAD